Proteins encoded within one genomic window of Candidatus Berkiella cookevillensis:
- a CDS encoding M48 family metallopeptidase: protein MNFFEHQDKARRKSKILILYFILALLIMILAMNAAVYGILYYTSQQVPDLRSLMNEPLWVYISLALTIIIVSGSLFKMYALRGGGTSVANMVNARRILTDSSDFHEKRLIHVVEEMSIASGVPMPALYIMDKEMGINAFVAGITPKDTVLVVTKGSLENLNREELQAVIGHEFSHIFNGDMKINIRLMAILAGILLIGNVGSIVLRNASYSSGSKRRDGKGGGGVIIILLIALVMIVFGYLGLFLGRIIKAAVSRQRELLADACSVQYTRYPQGLASAFKRMLMLEEGSKLKSPQVEDINHLCFGEAMSFTFFNSLFATHPPLDQRIKAIDPYGKYGLLDNTAKEEKQSGDVTGAKKTNLESVLAPIMYTMAATAGAANTHAEIMKNSIGNPSDAHFEHAKNIHNLLPEALLDRARNKEKIEYLYYGLILRRYKNKTPIVEYLSQTLSKAELESVNEIYEMLKPLPLETLVPLFDISLPAFSENSLEKRNVIYNHIEALSQTLMPSLFRFALLTLLGKKLTDSTRISDRPKYYSLDSVREEIAILFAFVTNYSYSNESQRNEHFTNIVKILLSEPIEKPNIKTFKAIQFRNTLEKLNKLTPELKEKIISSCVELVLSDNHVKIQEAEIIRVISGCLDSPMPPLLTEQIKK from the coding sequence TTGAATTTTTTTGAACACCAAGATAAAGCACGTAGAAAATCAAAAATATTAATTCTATATTTTATCTTGGCACTTCTCATCATGATTTTGGCAATGAATGCTGCCGTATATGGCATTCTCTATTATACATCACAGCAAGTGCCTGACTTACGCTCGCTGATGAATGAGCCGCTTTGGGTTTATATTTCTTTAGCCTTAACCATCATTATTGTGTCTGGCAGCTTATTCAAAATGTACGCGCTAAGAGGCGGTGGCACGAGCGTTGCCAATATGGTAAATGCACGTCGCATCCTTACAGACAGTAGTGACTTTCATGAGAAACGCCTTATTCATGTTGTAGAAGAGATGTCCATTGCTTCTGGGGTTCCTATGCCTGCTCTTTACATCATGGATAAAGAAATGGGTATTAATGCCTTTGTTGCTGGCATTACTCCCAAAGATACTGTATTGGTCGTCACAAAAGGCTCTTTGGAAAACTTAAACCGAGAAGAGCTGCAAGCAGTTATTGGACACGAGTTTAGCCATATCTTCAACGGCGACATGAAAATTAATATTCGACTCATGGCAATATTGGCTGGCATTTTATTGATTGGTAATGTGGGTTCAATAGTCCTCAGAAACGCTAGCTACTCATCTGGCTCTAAGCGCCGTGATGGTAAAGGCGGTGGTGGCGTTATTATCATACTCTTAATCGCACTCGTCATGATTGTTTTTGGCTATCTAGGTCTTTTCTTGGGGAGAATTATTAAAGCTGCTGTTTCTAGACAACGTGAATTACTGGCGGATGCTTGCTCTGTTCAATACACCCGCTACCCACAAGGATTGGCTTCTGCATTTAAACGTATGCTTATGCTTGAAGAAGGCTCTAAGCTAAAGAGCCCACAAGTTGAAGACATTAACCATTTATGCTTTGGCGAAGCTATGTCATTCACCTTTTTTAATAGCTTATTTGCCACTCATCCCCCTCTTGATCAACGTATTAAAGCAATAGATCCCTATGGGAAATACGGACTTTTAGATAATACTGCAAAAGAAGAAAAGCAAAGCGGTGATGTTACAGGGGCAAAAAAAACAAATTTAGAAAGCGTTTTAGCACCTATCATGTATACCATGGCAGCCACAGCTGGTGCTGCTAATACACATGCAGAAATAATGAAAAACAGTATTGGAAACCCATCAGATGCGCATTTTGAACACGCCAAAAATATTCATAATCTCTTGCCAGAAGCTCTGTTAGATAGAGCAAGAAATAAAGAAAAAATTGAATATTTATATTATGGCTTAATACTACGACGTTATAAAAATAAAACCCCTATTGTAGAATATTTAAGCCAAACATTAAGTAAAGCTGAGCTTGAATCCGTCAATGAAATTTATGAAATGCTTAAGCCTTTACCACTTGAAACATTAGTACCATTATTTGATATTAGTTTACCAGCTTTCTCTGAAAACTCGCTTGAAAAAAGAAATGTGATTTACAATCACATTGAAGCACTTTCTCAGACATTAATGCCCTCATTATTCCGTTTTGCCTTGCTCACACTTCTCGGTAAAAAATTGACAGACAGTACACGCATATCAGATAGACCTAAATACTATTCTCTGGATTCAGTCCGAGAAGAAATTGCAATTCTGTTTGCCTTTGTCACAAATTATAGTTATAGCAATGAATCTCAAAGAAATGAACATTTCACAAATATTGTTAAAATCCTACTATCTGAACCTATAGAGAAACCCAACATCAAGACTTTTAAAGCGATTCAATTTAGAAATACTTTAGAAAAGCTTAATAAATTAACACCAGAATTAAAAGAAAAAATAATTTCTTCCTGTGTTGAATTAGTGTTATCTGATAACCATGTTAAAATACAAGAAGCAGAAATAATACGTGTGATTTCAGGATGTCTAGACAGTCCAATGCCTCCTCTTCTCACGGAACAAATAAAAAAATAA
- a CDS encoding FAD/NAD(P)-binding protein has product MKTKNNNFNIAIIGAGFSGSTLAIQLKKIATTAIRIALINDSSQINRGLAYSTSEQYHLLNVPAGKMSAFEDHADDFVSWLKEHENCKMGGENISEQFFPRKLYGTYLESRFTETLKDKHMPAHIESISAQAIQLCKKENQYHITLNNAETLIADKLILAIGNPKPINVLKNYGLEQHKNYLIDPWSFNQIKAIPTTAPIVIIGTGLTAIDILLSLQNQKHAGKIYLLSRHSLLPKVHEPYTPLPAQILSDHFKTPKHALAYIRHKIKSENLNWRAVVDSLRPITQNIWLQWNHDDRVKFMRHLKSFWEVHRHRIAPQVNATLQAMLSSGQAQVINAKLSAITQSTNNFKLSLNKKHDKASILIDAGYIINSTGPNYLSLYDTALFQSLVQQNLITWDPLKLGFAVDNDFQLLSTSGIASKNLFAAGPLCKALLWEITAVPDIRIQIKKLANVLIDC; this is encoded by the coding sequence ATGAAAACAAAGAATAATAATTTTAATATCGCCATCATTGGCGCAGGTTTTTCTGGTAGTACCTTAGCGATACAACTCAAAAAAATAGCCACCACAGCAATAAGAATTGCGCTTATCAATGATAGCTCGCAAATAAATCGAGGTCTTGCCTATTCAACTTCTGAGCAGTACCACCTTCTCAATGTTCCTGCAGGAAAAATGAGTGCATTTGAAGATCATGCAGACGATTTTGTATCTTGGCTAAAAGAACATGAGAATTGCAAGATGGGTGGAGAGAATATATCTGAACAATTTTTCCCACGAAAATTGTATGGCACTTATCTAGAATCTCGATTTACAGAAACCCTTAAAGATAAGCATATGCCTGCACATATTGAAAGCATAAGCGCCCAAGCAATACAATTATGCAAGAAAGAAAATCAATATCATATCACATTGAACAATGCTGAAACACTCATCGCAGACAAACTTATATTAGCCATTGGCAATCCAAAACCAATCAATGTATTGAAAAACTATGGTCTTGAGCAACATAAAAACTATCTTATCGATCCTTGGAGTTTTAATCAAATTAAAGCCATTCCAACAACAGCACCTATTGTTATCATTGGTACAGGGTTAACGGCTATTGATATTCTACTTTCACTACAAAATCAAAAACATGCAGGAAAAATATATTTATTATCTAGACATAGCTTGTTACCTAAAGTGCATGAGCCTTATACGCCTTTGCCAGCACAAATACTTTCCGATCATTTTAAAACCCCCAAACATGCGCTTGCCTATATTCGTCATAAAATAAAATCAGAAAATTTAAATTGGCGCGCAGTTGTTGATTCCTTACGTCCTATTACACAAAATATTTGGCTACAATGGAATCATGACGATAGAGTAAAATTTATGCGTCATTTAAAATCATTCTGGGAAGTGCATCGACATAGAATTGCGCCTCAAGTCAATGCCACGCTTCAGGCAATGCTTTCAAGTGGCCAAGCACAAGTAATAAATGCAAAGTTATCAGCCATTACACAAAGTACAAATAATTTTAAACTTAGTTTAAATAAAAAACATGATAAAGCATCAATATTGATTGATGCAGGATATATTATTAATAGTACCGGGCCTAATTATCTCTCTTTATATGATACTGCGCTGTTTCAATCGCTTGTCCAACAAAATCTTATCACATGGGATCCACTCAAGTTGGGGTTCGCTGTAGATAATGATTTTCAATTATTATCTACAAGTGGCATAGCATCAAAAAACTTATTTGCAGCTGGCCCACTCTGTAAAGCACTTCTCTGGGAGATAACCGCTGTACCTGATATTCGAATACAAATAAAAAAATTAGCCAATGTTTTGATTGATTGCTAG
- a CDS encoding L,D-transpeptidase, whose amino-acid sequence MLKYIAFICCLGLMLPVAQAKTYGQKLCGNPKYDCIRTKPGDNWHKLFPDAREREIVRKVNRMNVNLTSGTTIAIPKNLHSVNYLSLSPFPNQINPQNSSLIKVDLSNLAWGAYDASGRLVNWGPVSGGQNYCADVKRGCNTITGTFKVQRKQGAACKSSKYPLPKGGAPMPYCMHFHGGYALHGSNTVPGYNASHGCVRMFTEDAQWLNQSFVRVGTTIVKVFR is encoded by the coding sequence ATGTTGAAATATATAGCATTTATTTGCTGCTTGGGGCTTATGCTTCCCGTAGCGCAAGCAAAAACCTATGGTCAGAAGTTGTGTGGAAATCCCAAATATGACTGTATCAGAACAAAACCAGGTGATAATTGGCATAAATTATTTCCAGATGCTCGTGAACGTGAAATTGTTCGAAAAGTAAACAGAATGAATGTTAATTTAACCTCTGGAACGACAATAGCAATTCCCAAAAACTTACATTCTGTTAATTATCTATCACTTTCCCCCTTTCCTAACCAAATCAACCCTCAAAATTCATCTCTTATAAAAGTAGATCTAAGTAATTTGGCCTGGGGTGCTTACGATGCAAGTGGCAGACTGGTCAATTGGGGGCCTGTTTCTGGAGGACAAAACTATTGTGCAGACGTTAAGCGTGGTTGCAACACAATAACGGGTACTTTTAAAGTTCAGCGTAAGCAAGGCGCTGCTTGTAAATCCAGTAAATATCCACTTCCCAAAGGCGGTGCACCAATGCCTTATTGCATGCATTTTCATGGCGGCTATGCCCTACATGGATCAAACACAGTTCCAGGCTATAATGCCAGCCATGGCTGTGTAAGAATGTTTACAGAAGATGCTCAATGGTTAAACCAATCTTTTGTACGGGTTGGAACAACTATCGTTAAAGTATTTAGATAA
- a CDS encoding 3-deoxy-manno-octulosonate cytidylyltransferase, giving the protein MNKASTYVVIPARYQSSRFPGKPLAPILGVSMLERVWRIATHTQFSHNVWIATDDDRIQSHALSFQANVIMTPEACRNGTERVYEAVKAFAAPNSIVVSLQGDAVLTPPWVIDALIKALETDPSVGIATPAQAVTGDSIAKFLEQKKISPSTGTTVTFDLQHRALYFSKQVIPYAHSAHQILHRHIGMYAYRFDALEKLQALPPSPLEEVEKLEQLRALENNIPIKIAVVDYKGRTHASVDSPKDVPWVEQLISEEGELVL; this is encoded by the coding sequence ATGAATAAAGCATCAACTTATGTTGTCATTCCTGCGCGCTATCAATCAAGCCGCTTTCCAGGCAAACCCCTAGCCCCTATTTTAGGGGTTAGCATGCTAGAACGTGTATGGCGTATAGCAACGCATACGCAATTTTCACACAATGTCTGGATAGCAACGGATGATGATAGAATTCAGAGTCATGCCTTATCATTTCAGGCAAATGTGATTATGACACCCGAAGCCTGTCGCAATGGAACTGAGCGTGTTTATGAAGCTGTAAAAGCGTTTGCTGCGCCTAACAGTATTGTGGTGAGCTTACAAGGTGATGCTGTCTTAACCCCTCCTTGGGTCATTGATGCCTTGATTAAAGCCTTAGAAACAGATCCAAGTGTTGGTATTGCAACCCCCGCACAAGCTGTTACAGGTGACTCTATTGCCAAATTTCTTGAACAAAAAAAGATTAGCCCATCAACAGGAACAACCGTTACTTTTGATTTACAGCATCGTGCGCTCTATTTTTCAAAACAAGTAATACCTTATGCGCATAGTGCACACCAAATCTTACACAGACATATTGGCATGTACGCTTATCGCTTCGATGCGCTTGAAAAATTACAAGCACTACCCCCTTCTCCATTAGAAGAAGTCGAAAAGCTAGAACAATTACGTGCCTTAGAAAACAATATTCCAATCAAAATTGCTGTTGTTGATTATAAAGGACGAACACATGCGTCTGTTGACAGTCCTAAAGATGTTCCATGGGTTGAGCAATTAATCTCTGAAGAAGGCGAATTAGTTTTATGA
- a CDS encoding histidine phosphatase family protein: MSSVTLYLYRHGNTFEAGDKVVQVGLKSDLPLTTVGKQQAESFGAYLQKSSISPNSIFSGQLQRQTESAHILQSYFPQTILKTHVQALDEIDYGLWEGLTANEITENWEHQAQCWHTQAIWPNDIFKQSREYHLQHITEFLTALYNKQGEKNAPVIVVSSNGIIRLFLYFSNLWENICATSAMNNYKVGTGNFCKVQLHENNIITIDEWNVNPAKRLS, from the coding sequence ATGAGCAGTGTAACGCTCTACTTATACCGACACGGCAATACTTTTGAAGCAGGCGACAAAGTTGTTCAGGTGGGACTCAAATCTGATCTTCCTTTAACAACCGTTGGAAAGCAACAAGCAGAGAGCTTTGGTGCTTATTTACAAAAATCTAGCATATCACCAAATAGCATTTTCAGTGGCCAACTCCAAAGACAAACAGAATCTGCTCATATTCTGCAAAGCTATTTCCCGCAGACAATACTAAAAACCCACGTTCAAGCATTGGATGAAATAGATTATGGTTTGTGGGAAGGATTAACGGCGAATGAAATTACTGAAAATTGGGAACATCAAGCACAATGCTGGCATACTCAAGCAATATGGCCTAATGACATATTCAAGCAATCACGAGAATATCACCTACAACACATTACCGAATTTCTAACTGCACTTTATAACAAGCAAGGTGAGAAAAACGCTCCCGTTATTGTAGTTTCTAGTAATGGCATCATTCGGCTTTTTTTATATTTCTCAAACTTATGGGAAAATATTTGTGCAACCAGCGCAATGAATAATTATAAAGTGGGCACAGGGAATTTCTGTAAAGTACAATTGCACGAAAATAATATAATTACGATTGACGAATGGAATGTGAATCCCGCAAAAAGATTAAGCTAA
- a CDS encoding ankyrin repeat domain-containing protein: MIDKLKLLRAMQAKDSAIAIAEINSADIASAEINSADIASLNFYFKENSAASNEYTLLHYAVQCQLPEVVDALLKKGMDPEIKSLGERKHGAFLETPLHTAVRQLLYYISNEAEKISMLRIIEILLSQSPNTRLALNGDQATPIHLATYNEKALSALKLFFNPRFPGVDINLTNSYGSTLLHKAAVCNNAPALKFLLKMRANPRLYNHAGKLAIDSARKGTEIHNILKPYHETVRSLQTLCFYKLYQEKAQVVNIIPVTLARRFEEISLEIQSQEEARRRATLLS, encoded by the coding sequence ATGATAGATAAGTTGAAACTTCTAAGAGCAATGCAAGCCAAGGATTCGGCCATAGCTATAGCAGAAATTAATTCAGCAGATATAGCATCAGCAGAAATTAATTCAGCAGATATAGCATCTCTTAACTTCTATTTTAAAGAAAATTCAGCTGCATCAAATGAATATACGCTACTTCACTATGCTGTACAGTGTCAGTTACCAGAGGTTGTTGACGCCCTTCTAAAGAAAGGCATGGATCCAGAAATTAAATCATTAGGAGAGCGCAAACACGGTGCGTTTTTGGAAACACCCTTACATACAGCCGTGAGACAATTGCTTTATTATATTAGCAATGAGGCAGAAAAAATATCAATGCTTCGTATTATTGAGATACTATTAAGTCAAAGTCCTAATACTCGATTAGCGCTGAATGGGGATCAAGCTACCCCTATCCATCTGGCAACTTATAATGAAAAAGCATTGTCTGCCTTGAAATTATTTTTTAATCCACGCTTTCCTGGAGTGGACATTAATCTTACAAATAGTTACGGATCTACACTATTGCACAAAGCTGCTGTTTGTAATAACGCTCCTGCATTAAAATTCTTACTCAAGATGCGAGCAAATCCAAGACTATATAATCATGCTGGAAAGTTAGCAATTGATTCAGCAAGAAAAGGAACAGAAATACACAATATATTGAAGCCATATCATGAAACAGTTAGAAGTCTTCAAACTTTATGCTTTTACAAACTTTATCAAGAAAAAGCACAAGTAGTAAATATAATTCCCGTCACATTAGCTCGACGCTTTGAGGAGATCTCGCTGGAAATTCAAAGCCAAGAAGAGGCACGTAGGCGTGCTACATTGTTGTCATAG